A region of the Apium graveolens cultivar Ventura chromosome 6, ASM990537v1, whole genome shotgun sequence genome:
cctcagctacttgctcctttcccttgcttgattctgatttgcttgtgccaattttgagacttggcattgtcttttcttcattcatggcttcagtcttctcattgtcagctacaagtgcaactgatccaccttttctctttcccttttccaacagctcatcttgctccatctcaagttcatatgtaacgaccgggaaatttacgttgtattatatcatatttataataaaatatgtgtattaatatgtcatttatatgtgattaaatgtgttgagtcattaaaccctaactgctacgtgttacgtgttatctgttttgatccaaacgtgttttggatatttattgagtgttttattgtaagttatatattttatatcaaaacccgtacagctcaaaaccatgttttaaaagcccgtatttcaaacaaaatcattgaccctattttgccaaaaatgccctataccatatcgctattctgaacccctagacgttttacaaatttacctttttcgcgaaaaacgactttttgggaccccttcgggtaccaaaaacccccacaaaaatcacatttttatttttatatgatcatgaaattatcatatatcatttttctttgcatttttgtaatattcacaatttttgggaattttttagcattaattttgtatttattaaatatttaaaaattcaatattaatacccaaaaattataaaaattggggccaaatatttttattaggagtgtaattagccccttaattttatttaggggtattactttacatagtataaatagctgatttttcagtaattaattattaattaattataaaaaaatcagaaaataaacagaaaattaagaaaagggggattagagtttgttggtgaagaacagggcagaaATTCAAGCAAGGATTCgaaggtgattctgttaaccaaatcggACATGTAAGTATCCGTTTTGAAACCTGtgattcgtagtttttgattatGTAATCAATTTTGCTGTTggatttcttgatttttaatTCGTAATTTCGAGTTTagttcttgaattcgggttttacAAATCGTTAgttgtttgatgttattgttgttggGGATGATTAGATCGTCAAAAACCGAGTTGATTAACCCCGGTTTCGACTGTTGTTGCTTCGGGTTTTGTCTCGCCGGAAAGCGGCATCGCCGCCGCTGTTCTAGGTTCTGCCGGCGTCGGGCTCGTCGAGGACGAAGGGGAAATAGCAGAGGGACATCGTCTGTGTTGCTGTGCATCAGGAACGAGGAAGAATCGGACTGGAATCACGGCGTTTGGCCGTGTTTTCTCGCCGGAACGATCACCGGCGGCGGAGCCGCGGTgatgttcttcgtgacccgataacccggagtcgacccggtttgcaacccggtttcgacccgggattGATCTATGAAAACCCTAACCCTGTTTCTGTGTTGTGTTTctgatattttaatatttattctattttctaaaaatcaggaAATTAGTTTTAGcaattataaaaattaaataaaaattagtttaaattctggaaaaaaaaatcttataattaatttctaaattattttattaaattataaatttgaatttaattatttaattaattatttaattgtttatctaattatttattagctatctaattaattaataattaggtaattaattaataattaggtaattaattaataaatacgaattaaaaataattaaataatatgattaataaatcGTTAATTAGTTAATATTGCGAGTAGTGATTcaataatgagaattattattcgagcaataattattcgaagaatgtcGTAATAATTAGTTGAAtcgtataaattgtaataataatcgtaataattcaataattatacgaGAAAGGTGAATGattcgtatttatacgagtaattgattgttgagttggattatgattcgaataatgactcatttattcaataattaacgtaccagttaatgatatcgattatttatttataaataatcgatctaatcgaataaataacgatgagttgtagatatttgtaataaattatgattaatcctaataatttgggattaattattttaaattattaaataattatttattagatatttatttattaaatatttaaaaagtgattaattatttcgataattagtcacataattttcaataaatcataacttattcattttaactccaaaaattataaaaaaattatttttgactttgatttttcttcaataattatttaaaaattatttttggatttaaaaatttgcaataattatttatattgaataataaattgaattatcagtgtttaattgataataattcaaccgttagtccgattggagcgaaacgaaagcctattgactcagaaaaatgaattcttttcactaaaaataatatgaagacctaatttcttctcaaaattagttgaatttattgattgcttgattatcagtcgaaatgcgtgccgagacgagttcgaaaaattccggaaaaatgggaactGAAGCAAAAGGTGATCAatggagcaatcagcgagtcaatttcgattctaaaaattattgtaactataaaaacgattatgtgcttatgtgcttttgtgtattatgtgattaatcgagtcttacttgcttatatgtaatattcgagtCGGTTATAAGTGCATGGGTAGATAGTAGGAATaaaatgaagtcgatttaaggtgcaaccgaagtacaaaatgaattaaccagtctattttgctaacagaaactaagccagcaaggcaggtcaagtagggaatagacggaagtgatttaattgcagtaagtcgcacagaaggcaagtttctcctctattctatttttcagaatagtgatattctcttcagattattattacaattgcactcttttaattctcttgttcatatttcatttcatttcttgatttattctttttatttgaattcattattcatattccaattattattcacaattattaatatattatggtgattggaatatatcaaagtataccgattattctggttgctattccaggaactggataacattacttttggggattaagtttacttaatcctaaggaccgggacataaccggatccttgagatgggccgtagtgcctgggtgcccgacgggatctatatagtgagatatagatctgcattgtatcctggctgatcagcagggtatagctgcgaacttgagtccagtttagttcgtttgcattcgccagtaatggccttctttttattcttatgaggttatatctttgcagataaaCCTGGGTTACagattcagttatattgctttaacattaTGTATActttgtagacttgttgagcaaatttttggctcaccctttttttgttgttattcaccttattgtttcagttaagaaggaatatgaaacccgtcaggacacgagtggtaaagaagcgggtcaagcctcgggatcctcttatacccaagatgttgatcccaatccaggaagaaagctttgagttgcccgagcaggtggagttttgatagatagtatgtgtgtttgaataaaagctgaacttagtttaaaatgagttagacaatggtttgtaataaagaaagttgtgagattttaaatgttggtttgtaataaaagtagttagtggttcttgttttcatacttcaacctaaaaaggtcctggttagtgttaaaggggtttggTTTCATTtctttaatatttattaataagtttgtacaggtttggtgattagctcgtaacccccagacttataccccgggtctggagaATGTTACAttataggtcttcaaaattccatataatctttcaagtgtgaagtccttataatcctgagaattccttagtgaaacagtcataggcttccatttctttggtagagacctcagaaattttaagttggaatccttgacttggtacattttaagttaagagcttgctctgataccaattgttattcccaaggaactaacaatgagatttacagaatgggggttgaatgtaaatctcaaaactttttcaagttttgagcagtttcaaatgctaagtgttttgatgaacagttgtgtgtgaattgctttgagcaggtgcagacagatatatattcaagacacaaatgtaaagaacacaaaggcttcaaaaacttttctggtggatttgttgttccaccagagatgtgtatttcagaaaatctgtgattcaaagaattgatcacagttgcgtcctagtacaaactagatgattttctctctggatttttctaaacagctctggaaaaattcacactctaattactagctgcaacttggtttatatatcatcaagttttacaagtgaagacaaaagtacaaatacaattaaaaaggttcttcacatgtttcttcttcatttctctatccaatgcaatctaggataatctttgaatacttccttgtttgcaccagaatggaaatgctgtattttcttaattcctccaagaggctaccacattccaattgtctctgtcaacccatgtgcctctgtcagcttatgaattgtcactgtcaactgctattgaacagagcatccgttgaagctttcatctgttgacggctttatccgttgatgcactcatccgttgatgctttatcagttgaagctttatccgttgatgcattagcagttgaagctttatccgttgatgcactcatccgttgatggatgttatccgttgaagctttagagacatccgttgaagctttgtttctcatccgttgaaggcctttaatttatcagttgatactacttcatttatacaaaattacaaggcatgaaatatttacaattagccctcctatatgcatatccactagtagtcaacatgacttataatttcacacaacatctaagaattataacttaaatacagaaactgaaatgtgctacaatactaaacttatttctaagtagagctactccatcaacggatagccagaatggtcttatccgttgaggctacaaatactagatttctacttaagtgttttgtttaacttatcatcaaactaatccTAACAAAAATGTTTTATCACTAAAACGGAAAGTCTACAAATGTAGCTTGAAGAATGCAAGATTAAGGGTCAAAATAAACTGGACAGAGGAGGGTCACAGACCTGTTAAATTGTATGCAGATTTGTTGCACTTAAAGTGAAAATAGACAAAAGGGCTTTAAAAAATATGTTAGTCAATTTGGGTACAATTTCTGTAAACTGTGCATGTTTATCTATAAACATGTTAAGAATCCTTTGTTTAAAAGCAAAAAAACAGATCGAGAAATCTTGTTTGCTCTCAAAAGAAGTAGCCGAGTTCTTATTATTCAAGAACACATATTTGTAGTACAACTAATTTGATTTACTATAAATCAAgtgaattttgataattttttgtGTCTTTTACATTGAGTTATTTATCACTACAAATTTATATCTAGCTGTTTAAATTCTATAGTCAATACACAACTCGACTTTCAAGATagtaaaaaatcaagaaaatcaagaaaagaCATTCACCCCCATTGTGTTGCACTTCATAACTAACAGGATCATCTAATGAAGAAGGGTATGTTACACTCCTAATGGGAGGGAATATTATATCTACTTAAATGATGTCATATCGAGCTTCTCAGTACGATGTCGTGTTGCATTTCTAGTAATAAAATGTAACTATTTGATTTAAAATTGTTATTGGGTTATTAGAGTAAGTTCAATATTACTTTAAAATGTTGTACTAAACTAAACTTTTGGGGcattttggaaaaataaaataagtaTTTTCCTTAAAACATAGAacattcatcccttgcttcaTTTTTAAAGCTCATTAGGCATGGTCTTTtcatttatttcaaaaaaaataattattttcccCCTTTTTTACACATATCTCCTctatcatctttttctttcctTACAAttgtaattcaaattataatattattttaataatatggCAGAAATATACGAAATGCATACTTGAttatgtttttaaattttatccttttatattaatgaatttaaattattatttttaaattatattttttttatttaaattataattatattttgtgtACTTATGTAACTTAATAAGTATGGTCATAAATAAACATTTCAGTTGACCCAAAATATCCAACCGACACGCCATTTCTAGATTTTAAAACAGGTGCACAAGTGCAAAGAATCTTAGAAAGTTAAATATTTCAATTTTGTCTTTTTATTTTATATGggtgaatattatatattattttattttagtgcGAGACCATTGTCTGATCAAACTAAATTTACctaattatatataatttcatcTCTTTAGCTCGTATTAATAGCATAACTTTATTTAATCGGGATAAATAATATACTATATAGTTTTATACAAGATAACTATTCTTGTTTTAAATTTTcactttttttattttatattcaaatatcaaaattattaattcatgtaatttttattttatattttatttgattGCAAAAAAAAAACTTATAAATTATGATTTACCAAATTATCAACTTATAAGTAACTTACAcataaaattatccaaacacatGAATAACTTATATGATACTTTTTAACTTTaaattataagttatattttaaaaaaaattcataaacgagtcttatattttattatattgaTAAGATATTAATTACTACTATTGACCGTATATATTTTTCAATAGCTACAGTATGTGGGAGAATGTATTCAGAAAGCATCTTTGTTTCTAACTTATAGGTCACCTCAGGACTTACAAGTACATATGAACTCGTAAGTACTGAAGAGTTTATGGATAAATATTTGTCAATTCAATTTATAAGTtgaaattataatttataagttgataattaatttagttttaaaatatttgttttagttgttcaagtttaatttaaaatttacaaattaacatagttatatttaaaaatgatttattttagtaatttaaataaaaaaactTCCAACTTATGAGTAAAGTTATCCAAATACcgatatatttatatgtatttaattatgtatcacttaaaaattatttatttattttaatttataaattattacctAATAAAGTATATAATTATGTTTTTTGTAAAAAAGTAATTTACCTAATAAACTCATCAAATAAATATGtagtttgttcaattaaacttaTTTTAATCATTTATGATATGTAATTAATTTAAATAAGAACTCAAAACAAATATAGAAACAAAAGAACAAATAAAAAAACAAATACATAAAGAAAAAAGCATAAAAAATGTACAAATAAATTAcatcaattaattaatatatCAGATATTACTACAAACAAAATAAAAGTATTTTCTTCATTGAGTATTTTCTTCGTTTTAGAATATATTATTCATTGAATGCACAAGACACACATTGAGTATTTTGTTCATTTTATATGCAAGGAATTTTAATTAGaataatattttagaaaaaaatgaaataattaaaagataaataaaaGTATGAAATATAATCATTgacaaaataatttaaaaatataaataaaaaaatattattttaaaatcacAACATAAACTAAAATATTACACGTGAATTATGAGATAcgttattaattttaatttataaaattaaaattaaaattaaaataatattttagtataaataaaataaatagaatTAGAATTAAAATACTTTATTAACAATTTACAAATTGCACCGATATAAAATTAGTTATTCCTAACCCTAGTACTGACGTAGGATAAAATCGATCGATTGATTGATATAGGATAGAGATCGAAAGAGGACAAATAATAGAGGCAGAATTAAAACGCGGTTTGACAATGAACAAGCGGCAGCGTGGCGGAGATGGTGATCCCTGTTCGGGTTATAAGAAGGTGAATAATTGGGATGGAGGAAATGAGGGCATTATTTTGAAGGCCAATGAAACTTTTCCACGCGGAGCTCTTGGTGCTAGGGCAATACGCTTGTATTACGATTCTTCATCACAAAACCCTAAACTCAGTCGCATCCACAAGGATGAGTTATTCAATTTAACTCATCTGGCTATGTGGACCTATAACTTGAAGGAGGTGAGTCTTTTTCCGATTACATAACACAGACAGTCGAACTATTGAACTTTCACAGGGGACAAAAACCACTGCAGTACTGCACCAACGCTGCATGATATATATCTAATTACTAATTTTACGTACTTACTTGCAGGATACAAATTTTGACAATGTCAATCTACTCAGGGCAAAATATGTAAAGATGCCGACTGATAGCTATTTTTATGTCACTTTTCAAGCCTTCTCTCCTCAAGGCTTTCCCTCAACTTTCCAAACTAAAATACTTTATTATTTCCCTCATCCATGTAAAAAAATCGAATTTATCTTTGTAAGGATCATACCCGATGATTTTGATTCTGATGACTTTTCTGATAACTCTAAAACGTATCGCCCTTCTGTTGGTCATCCAAAGGATAGAGACTACAGAAAACGCCTCGAAACACAAATCAATGTATGTTTTCCCTTTTAACTCTACTGTCTTTATGTTTCTGTCTGttcttttttatttattttttgtgTATTTTAGGATCCTCATTCCCAGCTGCCCGTTTATCTCTCCGAGTATGCTCTCATCCATTATATCCTTGTCGACGTAAGTCTCTGACTCTGTTTTAATTTATTctttttaatttaatttgttcTTACTATATCACCTTCTAATCAATTAACACTTGACACACAGTTACATGTAAGTACTGCAAGGCATGACATTCAATCGCTTAAAGTTGTCAAGCCAGTGGAATGTGTCACCAAGAAGACAACTTACCTTCTCACTTTTCAAGCCTCCTTGTGCGATGAGTTCTATCCCTGCACTTCATTTATCAGTTTAGCatggttttgttttgtttgtttgtCCCCCACTTATAGTTGAGAGTCATTCTAAATACTTAGCAATGCTTTTCAAGGATTAATGAACATGCCTTTTTATCTTTAGCTATACTTAAAGCTCCGGTTTTGTATATGTGAAGTTTATTGAGGAGAGTAGGGAACTAGAATTCCATAATTCTACTATACTTATTCCTTGTATATATTTTTGGGTGGCGCACCCCGTACGTTTCCCGCAACCCCGCGCACCGCCAAACCTGAACGTATTTGGTGCGCAGTACGCCAGGGGGTGCCGCATCTCTGCTTTCCAGGCTACAACTGTCTGGAGCAGTTGTATCTGGTTAATTGCGGCGAAAGGTAGCTTGTTCATTAAACTGTAGTTATTTTTTGTGGGTGTTTGGGCATGTCAAGTTAGCTGTGTTGAACGTAGTTATCTTTGACAAACCTTTGGTTCTGACATCAAACAAAGGAAAAGTATAAGAGGCCGTTTGTGTGAGTAATGGAGCCTCTTGATTCGTTGATTGAAGTCATGCTTATGCAATGTATAGAAGCTTAATTTCAAATTATGGGATTATGGGAAGGGATACACATTCTCCAGTAGGCAGTTGATTACTTGGGCTTTAATTGCTTGGGTTTTCTGATACCCCTACTTTTTACTATTTTCAAATCTATTAAATACTCTATACCCACTTCTCTCTATATCTGTACCAATGCTCTGGTTTTCATTCTTATTATCTTTAGGTCTTCTTCAGATGCTCCGGATTTGAAACGATATTAATTTTTGCGTTTTTCTTAAAAAATCATATAAAACTTTAACTTTTGAAGTAGAACATTTGTTTAAAAAGAATTCATTCATTGTCCAGTGCTTTTTCTGTATATATTCTTACGATTCTATATCATGACAAGTAATATTAAAAGACATGGAGTGAAATCATCATAGATTATATAAATCTACTATAATTTATAATGATTAGGCTATATATATATGCAGAGAGCCAAGTAGTGTACATAAGTTGTAATTGCAGTTTTGGCATTTGTTTATGTGCTGTGTTGTTATTATAAATAAGGGGTTCTACGTTATTAGTTATGGTCCTGGGATCTATCTCCTAAATTTGTGCCTCTTATCGATCTAGAACTGGAACTTTCGAATGGTTCTAATGTTGCTCACAAAATATTCTGATAAATTTAAGCCTTTTATTATCCTTGTTCCAGAGTTTAAGTTCTGGTGATTGACTAATACTTCCTTCTCTCAGTTTATTGTCTTTCTTGTGTCTTTGATTCACTAGACGATTCAAGTGATGTGCTGCACACATGGGTGTTGCTTATTAAGTTCCCCTGCAGCTTAGAACCAAATTAAATGCGAATGGATTGGTCGCAATGGTGGAAACATTCCTTACTGATTACGAAAAGAAATTACGTCTTTGGGGTCATGTTGGGATTAGAGAATTATTTTTGTCAATGTTTCATTTAGATGTTTATTTACTTGATTGTTTAATTGGCTGGTGACTGGTTTACATTGAATATATCATTGCTTGTTAAGGAATGCTGGAAATGATGATTAATACTGGTTTCTGGTAAGTTAACTTTTAAGATTTTATTGGCATTTGTAATTATATAGGGAGCAAATAAAACTTAATATAAGCTTACCTGTACAATAGTACAAGTTATGTAATTTATACGCTCAATCATTTCAGTCTTTTACTTGGTAAACTGGCTAGTCTGTTTGTGTCTGTTCGTGCATAGACTTGAGCAATGTGAAGACTAGGGTAAAATTATGAATCACATGGAAGGCTTGCTTAAACAGGCTTGTGCTGATAAAGTGATGCATAAGAAAACACGCACAAGTAACCAAATATATGTCGTATGATATCCCTACCGTAGAGTGTTTGGTGTATTCGTATGAAACACGGCTGAGCAAAGCAGTTGCTATGATCTCAGTCAGCAAATAAGATTTATAAACTTAGTTTTTCTGTGTTTCTATTCAGAGTAGTTTTACGCATCCTGTAATCCGTCTCCCTCAACTGTGGTCTTCCATCAGAAATTCAAGAGGAAGAAGCCTTAGGAAGCGGTGATAGAACTTTCAGAGTAGAGTAAAAACTTAGTACATATCTTATTTAAGTGTGATAAATGGAACCTCTAGATTCATTGATTGAAGTCCTACAGATGCAGTGAATAGAAGCTTAATTTCAAATTACAAGGGATACGCATTCTCCAGCAGGCTAACCTTCACCACTGGCCTTGAGTAGATAACGGCAGTTGATTAGGCTGGGCTTCAATAGCTTGGGTTTTCTGATAC
Encoded here:
- the LOC141668467 gene encoding uncharacterized protein LOC141668467, yielding MNKRQRGGDGDPCSGYKKVNNWDGGNEGIILKANETFPRGALGARAIRLYYDSSSQNPKLSRIHKDELFNLTHLAMWTYNLKEDTNFDNVNLLRAKYVKMPTDSYFYVTFQAFSPQGFPSTFQTKILYYFPHPCKKIEFIFVRIIPDDFDSDDFSDNSKTYRPSVGHPKDRDYRKRLETQINDPHSQLPVYLSEYALIHYILVDLHVSTARHDIQSLKVVKPVECVTKKTTYLLTFQASLCDEFYPCTSFISLAWFCFVCLSPTYS